The following DNA comes from Prosthecobacter sp. SYSU 5D2.
CATGGAATGAAGCATCAGGCGGGCGGTTTTGCGCACTTGGGCCGGGCTGATACTTATGCTCGCCGGCACGGCTTGCAGTACCCGCGCTTCGACATCATGCAGTTCCTCCTGCTCTGAGGATGGAGGTTCAGACCACATTTTAGCAGGGTTTGTACTAGCATCCACCTTTACCCGTTTTCGGCAGTAAAGCGCTGCCAGGGCCGCATCCACCACACGGTCCACGCCGCCCCCCAGAAAAGCAATGTCAAAACGGTCCGTCACGGATGAAGTTCGCCTGCCCGCACCTGTACGTGCCATGCGCGGCCACGCGAATGAAGCGATCACGGCCAGGGCAAAACTCACCGAATACCATTTCAAAAAATCGGCACCGCGCTTGTCCATGACCTCCAGCACAGGCTGGCAGGCGGCCAGAAAAATCGCGCCTAAAGCCATCATCGCGGCGGTCTGCACCGTCGCAGGCCGGGGCCATTTCAGCCATGCCGGCTTTGGCAGCAGCCAGTGGCGGGAAACGTCCACCCAACGGCTGGTCATCGGCTGAAAACGCTTTTCCGCCGGTGGCCAGATATCCGCGGGTGCGCTCTGTCCAAACAGGCGCGCATAGCTTTCCAAGGTGCGTTCATACTGCCGGTGAAACTTTGCCCCTTCATCTGGTCCGCCGGCGGTGGGCTCATGATGGAGAGGCCGCCCCAGGATATCCCGGCACAATGTTTCCCAGTAGGAACGAGTGTACACCATATGCAGGTGCCAGGCCTGGTCCACTTCCTCAGACGGCGTCACCGGATGCCCGGCGCGCTGGGTCAGCAGCAAAAAGCGCCTGTATTCAATAATCACCCTTGCTGCAAAGGCGTGGCTCCAGCCATTTTCACGGGCCAGACGGGTGGCAAAATCCAGCACCACCGGGTTGGGATGGAACTGGAACCTTTCCAGCTTCTCCCACAGGGCCTGGATCTCAGGCTGACTTTGGATCGGGTTCATAAGAATTTGCCCGCATCATATTCACGCCATGGCAAACCAGCACGAAGAATATCCGCCCCATTTTGGAATCCGGATTACACGCCATCTTTTCATTTCCAAATGTAGAAACGCTTCTAAATTTGGAAATCCTTCTATTAACCGCCCTCTTGCCGAAAGCTGCCTCCATACCCCGCCTCATACAAAGTGATTCCCAACACTGGAGCCATCGCCTCGAAGTGCTTGTCCTGCGCATACACCCGGCATTCCATGCGCTGGGCGATGGTGGCGATGAGCACATCATTGGCCGGGGCCGTGATGCCTGCATCCCGAAGTTTCCAGGAGTTGCGGACGGCGGCGATGTAGTCCGCCTCAGTTACCCTCACATAAGGAAGGCAGGAAAAGTCGGCATTGAGCATCTTACGCTCTTCTTGGCGTGCCCCTCCCAAGACTTCCAGCATTACTGGAGAGCACAGGCCTGCTTCATTTTCTGCCAGCAATCCTTCAACGGCCACTTTGACCTCCAGGCTGCCTGTGCGCCTGGAGGCCTCAATCCAAATGGAGGAATCAACGAGTACCATGGCCAATCAGATTTTTTCCAAAGATTCCAGCTCCTCATTGGTCATGGGATAGTCATAATATCCCTCCCGCAACCGCCTGCCGAATTCCTTGGCCCGCATCCGTTTGACATAATTCTCCACGGCCTTGGCAATGGCGGGGCTTTTGTTTTTTTCTCCCGTTAACTCCATGGCAGCCGTGATGATTTCGTCCGCAATTTCGACTGTGATTCTCATGACAATTGCTCGATAGCATCTTTCGACGGCCAGATAAACTTCCTTTTGCATCATTATAATCAAAAATAATCATCATTTTACATGAAATCCGTCATCGCTTTGCATCCTGGCCAGATCGAAATCCTCGATACTCCCCTGCCCTCGCCTGGTCCTTATCAGGCTCTGGTCAAAACTGAATGCGCCTGTGTGTGCAACCGTACAGACAGCGAGCTGCTGCATGGCAACTTCCCTGGCATGGAGGACAAGTTCCCCTTTGCGCTGGGTCATGAGAGCGTGGGTACCGTCGTCACCGTGGGTGAAAAAGTGCGCCACTTTGCCATCGGTGATCGCGCTGTGAGCGGGCTGAATTTTGACCTCCAGATGGAAGGCGTGGACTCCGGTTGGGGCGGCTTTGGTGAATACACCCTGGCCAATGACCACGAGGCCATGGTGGCCGATGGCGTGGCAGATGAGTCCCACGGCTGGTTCGAGGTCTATGAGATCCAGACGAAGGTGGATGCGGACATCCCGCCGGAGGAGGCCGTCCTGCTCTGCACCTGGCGTGAGGTACTGGGCGCCTTCCGCGACTTCCACCTGCAACCGGGTGATGACGTGCTGATCTACGGCGCAGGTCCCGTCGGACTGAGTTTTGTCAAACTGGGCCGCCTCTTCGGTCTCGGCTGGATCGGCATTGTGGACCGGCATGCCGACAAGCAGGCCAAGGCGCTCGCCTTTGGAGCTGATGCAGTCTTTGCACCGGGCGAGAAGATCGAGCGCAGCAAGAAGCTGGATGCCGTCATTGATGCCGTCGGCCACCCGGACATCCTCCAGCAGGGACTGCCCTTGCTGCGTCGTGGTGGTTCCCACTGCATCTACGGCGTGCTCAGCCATCCGGTCCTGCACATAGACAAATCGAAGGCGGATTTTAACTTCAACCTCTTCGTCCACCAATGGCCTACCCGGAAGTATGAAAAGGAAAGCCAGCCCCAGCTCTGCCATTGGATCCGCGAAGGAAAACTGACCTCCGCCGATTTCATCACCCACCGTTTTCCGCTGGATAAAATTGTGGAAGCCTTCGATGAAATCGCCCGCCGCAAGGTCATCAAGGCCCTCATTGAATACCCGGCAGCCTAATGCAGCCCGCAGTCTTCAAATCACCAAACTCGAACGCAGCTTCTCCCCCACCAGCAGCGCCCGGAAGCGCTCCTCATCACTCTCGCGGGTATCGCTGACCAGGCAGTAGCGGTAGTCGCGCCAGTGCTGGAGCTCCGCTTCGGCATTGAGCATGCGCAGTTCAAAAGCCTCCGCGCTTTCCGTATTGCGGCCGCTCAGGCGCTGGCGCAGTTCTTCCAGGCTGGGCGGCATCACAAAGAGGTCCGTCAGGCAGCGCGTGACCAGCTCGTCCTCACACCCGCGCACCTGGATGGCCCCCTGCACGTCAATGTCCATGAAGACATCCACACCCTGGCGCAGGTAGTCATAAACATAGCTCTTCAGCGTGCCATACCAGCGGTTGTGCACGCGGGCATATTCGAAGAATTCCCCACGGTCCACCCGTGCCAGAAAGTCCTCCTCAGAAAGGAAAAAATAGTCTTTCCCATCCACCTCACCGGGCCGGGGAGCGCGCGTGGTGCAGGAGACGGAAAACACCGCCGTTTCCCCGTCACATACCTTCCGGCATAGCGTCGTCTTGCCCGTGCCCGAAGGGCCGGAAACAACGACAAGCAGACCCAGGCGTGGAGACGAAAGATTCATGCCCCAGCGTTTAGCGATGCCCATGCCTGCTTGCAACTGAAAGCGCTACTCATCGTCCTTGTCCGCAGCCTCTCCTCCCGCACCTTCTTCATCCTTTTGGATGCGCTTGAAGTGCAGTTGAAGAACACGGCGCAAGTCAGCCTTCGTCGTCGTCACTTCGTAGTCCTCAATGATGACCTGCTCCCCCACCTTGGGCAGATGGCCGAGCAGATGCGTCACATAACCACCGATGGTCGTCACGTCCTCACTCTCGATCTCCAGCCCCGCCTGATCCGTCAGCTCATAGAGGTTCAGCATCCCCTCCACGATAAATTCATCGTCATTCACCCGCCGGAACTCGCTGTTTTCCTGGTCAAATTCGTCCTGGATGTCCCCCACGATCTCCTCCATCACATTGTCCAGGGTGACGACACCCACCGTGCCGCCGTACTCATCCACCGCCAGGGCGATGTGCACATGCTTGTCCAGGAAAAAGCGCAGCAGCTTGTCAATAGGCATCATCTCCGGCACCATCGGCAGATCCCGGCGGATCTTGCGCAGGTCGGCGCTCGGTTTGCCGATCAGCGCCAGGAGATCCTTAATGTGGATGAGTCCGATGCTGTGATCCAGATGCCCTTCCACCAGCGGATAGCGGGTGTGCTTGCTGTCCACCGCCACCTTCAAATTGGCCTCAAAGGAGTCATCCGCATCCAGGGAGATGACCTGGTTCCGCGGCGTCATCACATCCCGCACGCAGCGGTCATTCAGCGCCAGCGCATTCAAAAGAATGTCCTTTTCCGTCTCGGTGACTTCGGATTTCTGGCTCTCCGCCACGATGTGCCGCAGCTCCTCTTCCGAGTGCGCCAGCTCACTTTCCGAGGCTGGCTCCAGGCGGAAAAGCACCTTGAGAAGCCAGTTGGCCGCCCCGTTGAGCACCCAGATGGCTGGCTTGAACATCACATAGAAAAAATGCAGCGGCGCACTGATCACCAGCGCCGTGGCCAGTGAACGGCGGATGGCCAGGGACTTCGGGGTCAGTTCACCCAGCACCACGTGCAGAAAAGTCACAACACCGAAACCGATACCAATGGAGACAGAGGAGATGACCGCATCATTCTTCACGCCCATCATCCACATCAGCGGCTGGATCACGCGGGCCACATACGGCTCCCCCACCATACCCAGGGCGATACTGGCCAGGGTAATGCCTAGTTGAGTCGCTGAAAGATAGCCATCCAGGTTTTTCAGCGCCTTCCGGGCCACCTTGGCGCTGACATTGCCTTCTTCCACCAGCTCATCCAGCTGGGTGCTGCGCACTTTCACAATGGCAAACTCCGCCGCCACAAAGAAAGCATTCAGCAGCACGAAAAACATCACCAGCACCGCCGACCACACCACCTCACCCGCCGTCAGGTTCCATTCATGGATCACCTCATGGGACCCTCCGCCCATGGCGAAAAGGTGGAGAGAGTGAAAAAAAGGGTTCATGGGGGAGCGCTGACAAGGGAGGCAACAGCAAGATCAGAGCCGTTCATAGCTGCCATCACAGCGCTTTTCCAAGATGGTAAAGCCCGCTTTTTTAGCGTCCGATGTGGACACGGGCTTGGTGTATTTGGGTGTGGAAAACCCGCTGATGAGCTTTTTCACCGGATTCCGGCAGAGCGGGCAGTGGGTCAGCGGAGCACGATCCATGGGGCGGCGCAGGTCAAAGCCACGCCGACAGGAGGGACAGCCCTCCTCAGGATTCTCCGCGATGTAGGAATACGTGGGCATAAATGGATTATCCACGTCTCCCCAGAGCAGGTCCAGAGAGACTTTCCCTGGACAAGCGACGGGCGCTTACCAGCTGGACTTGGTGACTCCGGGAATCAGGCCGGCAAGGGCCATCTCACGGAAGGTCAGACGGGACATCTGGAAACGACGCAGATAAGCGCGACGGCGTCCGGAAACGCGGCAGCGGTTGGTCAGGCGGGTCGGGCTGGCATCACGGGGCAGCAGGGCCAGGCCCTGGTGATCACCATTCGCCTTCAACTCCGCACGGAGTTTTGCGTACTTTTGGACGGTCTTCTGTTTGCGCTTCTCGCGCTCAAGCCAAGCTGTTTTTGCCATAGGGGCCGCGAAGTTGCCTCAAACCGCACACTTCGCAAGGAGAAATTTCATTTGTCATGCAGACGGATCATGGCATTTTAGGGCCTCATGATCACTGGAATCCTTGTCGCCGTCGCTTTCCTACTGCTGGGTGTGTTTGTTTTCGCCTATTTGCAGAAGGCCTGAGCCTCGTTTCGCGAAAAAGTCAGTCCTCCCCGTCAGCGCGGGAGATCCCGGCATAAAGCTCTGGGAAACGACGCTCCAGAGCCTTGGGCGTCACGTAGCCGATGAGTTGCGCCTCCCCCCAGTCGGTCAGCCCCCAGTAAGCATGGGGCAGTGCCAGCAGCACCGCCGTGCAGGTGGGCATTTTAGGCACATGCGCCCTCGCCAGGATGCGCTCGGCAAAGTCATGGAGGCCCGGATTGTGGCCAAAAAGCATCACATGCTTCCATTCCTCATCCAGTTGCCGCACCACATTCAGGATGCGCGGTGCCTCCGCCAAATACAGGGATGAATCCAGGATCAGCGATTCCAGCGGCATGCTCGCCACCTCCTGCATGATCCTGGCCGTGGCCAGCGCCCGCGCCGCCGTACTCGTCACCAGCCGCTCCGGCGGTGGAATCAAAGCCTCATTCTCCCCCCCGCCAAAATACGTGCGGTGCAGAAAAGACGCCATCGCCGGTGCCGCCACCAGTCCGCGCTCATTCAGCGGACGGTCATGATCCGCCAGCCCGGACTGGGTCCAGCTGGATTTGGCATGACGGACGACGGTGAGGTACTTCATTATTAGATCGTGGCGGGTCCCTCCTCGCATGATGGATGCCAAGTGTCAAATCGCAGCCGCCAGATGGAATGGATGTGCTGTCTTCACAGACTCCACCTTTGTAAACATCAGAAAAAAATTCCAGCGGGGAGCCGCGATCTTCTGTCATATTGTGGCCGATTGTCATTCAGGTGCCTGTTTTTACATGTCTTCAGCCTCCGCCACCCTCCTGCTGGCCCGCATTCACGGGCAGATGCTTCGGCATAGGATCTCTCATGGGCTGGCATCCAACCGGCTGCTCATCCTCACCATCGGAGGCTTTCTGGGGCTGTATTGTGTGGCGGCGTATGTGCTGGTGGCGCGGGGACTGGAGTTTGTGAACCGGATGCCGCTCTTCGGCCCGCTGCTGCTGGAGCGGCTCATCTACCTGCTGTTCTTTTTCTTCTTTGTCATGCTGGTGCTCTCCAATGCCACCATCACGGGCATGGGGATGTTCCGCCGCAAAGACATGGACTGGCAGGTGGCCCTGCCCCTGCCCTACCGCAGCCTGGTGCTGTGGAAGACGCTGGAGGGCATGGCCCTGGCGAGCTGGGGGCTGCTGGTGCTGAGCGCGCCCATCCTGGCGGCGCTGGGAGGGCTTTACCATGTGGGGCCGGCGTTTTACCTGCTGGGAGCCCCGGCGCTTTTATGCCTGGTGACCATCTCGGCCAACCTGTCCTCCTGGGCCCTGCTCTTCCTGGTGCGGCATGCGCAGCGCTGGTGGTGGAAAATGGCGGCGCTGCTAGGCCTGTGGATTCTGGGCAGCACTCTCCTGCGCTTTTTCTCTGCTCGCGAGCCTAGGCTGGACGGCCAGGGCGGCAGTGACCTCGTCTCCAGCCTGCACGGAGTGCTGCAGCATACGGAGATCTGCATGCACCCGCTGCTGCCCAGTTCCTGGGTGGCGGAGGTCATCCTGGCCTCGGGGCGGGGTTTGTATGAACAAGCCGCCTTTTTTAATTTCGCGCTGCTGGCCAATGCGCTGTTTGCCCTGACCGTTACCGCGCGCCTGGGCGGCCGTTTTTTCTACCCGGCCTGGGACCGGGTGATGGCTGCCGTGCCGCTAACCCAGCCTCAGGCGGCCAAGGAAGCCTGGTACCTCCACCCTGAAAAGGCGGCCCGGCGCACCTGGATGCAGCGCATCTGGGGTCTGGAGCGCGCTGAGCACGCCGCCATCGTCAAGGATGTCCGTACCTTCCTTCGGGAGCCGACGCAGTGGGGGCAGAGCCTGCTCATTTTTGGCCTGCTGCTGATGTACACCTCCAACTTGCGGCAAATGGGCTACGATCTGCAAAGCCCTTTTTGGATCATCGTCATCAGCCACCTGAACCTGCTGGTCTGCTGCCTAGCCCTTTCCACCCTGACCACCCGGTTCATCTTTCCGCAGTTCAGCCTGGAGGGGCAGCGGCTGTGGATCCTTGGGCTTTCCCCGCTTTCCCTGGAGCGGGTGCTGAGCTTGAAACTGCGCCTCAGCGCCGGCGTCATGGGACTGCTCACCACGGCCCTGGTATTCACCTCCAGCCTGTCCCTTTCCCTGCCCTGGCAGCGAACGGTCTTTTTCTGCGCAGCGGTGATGATGCTCAGCTACGGGCTGAACGCCCTGGCGCTGTCCCTGGGGGCCCTGTTGCCGAACTTTCGCGAACCGAACCCGGCGCGCATCATTTCCGGTTTCGGCGGCACGCTTTGTCTCATCAGCAGTTTTTTGTACATTTTGTTCAGTGCCACCGCCCTCGCCCTGCCGGAGGCGATGCGCTGGAAGGCCCAGGCAGCAGGAGCTTTCCCTTCACCTCGTTCTGCTTTGATCCAGGATCTCTCCGCTCTGGGTTTCGTCCTGTTTCTCTCGTTACTGTTCGGAGGATTACCCTATTGGCTGGCAAAAAAACGCACGAAAAGTCTAGATTATTTAAAAGAGCTGTAATATTACTGAGTCTGAAATAAAACTCATGACAGCCATGGCCCGCCGCTCTCCCGCTCTCGCTACGGTTCCCGCCGCTGAGGATAACAACATCCTACGCTTCGACGAAGCCCCCGAATTCTCCGTCGGTCATGCGGAGGAGTCTCCCATGGAAGACATGGATCAGCAGGTCCGCGAGGCCCAGCACCGCCTCACCCGCCTGCGCGCAGAACAGGAAGAGCTGGAGCACCAGCGCAAGATCCTGGAAAACCTCAAGCAAAAGCAGGAGCGCTTCATCGCAGGACGCAAAGACATCACCGAAAAGCTGGATCGCAGCCTGCGGGTCATCACCGATGACCTGGAGGAAGCCCGCCGCCGCGCCGAGGACCTCGCCGCCACCCAGCAGGAATTTCACGACCGTCTGGAAGAACTGAAAGTGTTCTATCCCGAGCGCTGGCACCGCAACCAGCTCGACCAGGAACTGGACAAGGCCATCTCCGCCCTCATCGAGGCCGAGACCAGCTTTGAAAAAGGCATCCGTCGCGTCACCTCCCACCGCGCCGTGGAGAGCGCCCACCACCGCCAGGACCTGGACGAAGCTGGCGGTGAAGGCGAATACAGCGTCACCGGCCGCTTCTCCCAGTCCCTGTCCGGCAAGGATGACCTCATCACCTGGACCCGTCGCGGCTTTGCCTTCACGCTGCCGCTCATGGTCACCGTCCTGATCGCCGTCATTCTGGCCAAGCTGATGTTTTAGCACCCTCCCGTCCCTATGAACAAACGCGTCGCCTCCCGTCGTCCGAAAACCGTTCAAACCGCCGCCCAGGAGATCCAGCCTGCCCGGCTCAACCAGTTGCGCAGCCGCTCCCGTAGCCTGCAGGAGGAGATCCATACCCTGGAGTGCGCCATCGTCGCCGCCCCCAGCGCCATGCGCCGCCGCCGCCTGGCCACCAAGGACGTGCTACCCGCGCCCGAGCCTCTCTTTTCCAAAAAGTCCCTCCGCTCCCCCCAGCGCATCCCCCTGCACATGCGCAAGGCCGCCAGCCGCCGCCGCATGGCTCTCGTCATCGAGTTCGCCGTCGTCGTCGCCACCCTCGCCGCCGCCCTGGGCTGGATGAACCAGTGGTTCAACTGGTGGACGTGAATTGGGGCTAACTGATGAGGAATTGATTCGGGGTGAATGATTCCCCGTTGCCGCCGCGCCGTTGCTTTTCACAGTGGGCTTCCACCCATGCCCACGCCCCCTTTTCATTATCAGGAACTGTTTGAACTCGGTCAGGATGACACTGAATACCGGCTGCTGACGAAGGACCACGTCAGCGTCAAGGAATTCAATGGCAAAGAGGTGCTTTGCGTGGAGCCACAGGCGCTGACGCTGCTGGCCAGCCAGGCGTTTCATGACATCAATTTTTTCCTCCGGCCCAA
Coding sequences within:
- a CDS encoding hemolysin family protein, which translates into the protein MNPFFHSLHLFAMGGGSHEVIHEWNLTAGEVVWSAVLVMFFVLLNAFFVAAEFAIVKVRSTQLDELVEEGNVSAKVARKALKNLDGYLSATQLGITLASIALGMVGEPYVARVIQPLMWMMGVKNDAVISSVSIGIGFGVVTFLHVVLGELTPKSLAIRRSLATALVISAPLHFFYVMFKPAIWVLNGAANWLLKVLFRLEPASESELAHSEEELRHIVAESQKSEVTETEKDILLNALALNDRCVRDVMTPRNQVISLDADDSFEANLKVAVDSKHTRYPLVEGHLDHSIGLIHIKDLLALIGKPSADLRKIRRDLPMVPEMMPIDKLLRFFLDKHVHIALAVDEYGGTVGVVTLDNVMEEIVGDIQDEFDQENSEFRRVNDDEFIVEGMLNLYELTDQAGLEIESEDVTTIGGYVTHLLGHLPKVGEQVIIEDYEVTTTKADLRRVLQLHFKRIQKDEEGAGGEAADKDDE
- the rpsN gene encoding 30S ribosomal protein S14, with the translated sequence MAKTAWLEREKRKQKTVQKYAKLRAELKANGDHQGLALLPRDASPTRLTNRCRVSGRRRAYLRRFQMSRLTFREMALAGLIPGVTKSSW
- a CDS encoding alcohol dehydrogenase catalytic domain-containing protein, encoding MKSVIALHPGQIEILDTPLPSPGPYQALVKTECACVCNRTDSELLHGNFPGMEDKFPFALGHESVGTVVTVGEKVRHFAIGDRAVSGLNFDLQMEGVDSGWGGFGEYTLANDHEAMVADGVADESHGWFEVYEIQTKVDADIPPEEAVLLCTWREVLGAFRDFHLQPGDDVLIYGAGPVGLSFVKLGRLFGLGWIGIVDRHADKQAKALAFGADAVFAPGEKIERSKKLDAVIDAVGHPDILQQGLPLLRRGGSHCIYGVLSHPVLHIDKSKADFNFNLFVHQWPTRKYEKESQPQLCHWIREGKLTSADFITHRFPLDKIVEAFDEIARRKVIKALIEYPAA
- a CDS encoding PIN domain-containing protein, producing the protein MVLVDSSIWIEASRRTGSLEVKVAVEGLLAENEAGLCSPVMLEVLGGARQEERKMLNADFSCLPYVRVTEADYIAAVRNSWKLRDAGITAPANDVLIATIAQRMECRVYAQDKHFEAMAPVLGITLYEAGYGGSFRQEGG
- a CDS encoding histidine phosphatase family protein, which encodes MKYLTVVRHAKSSWTQSGLADHDRPLNERGLVAAPAMASFLHRTYFGGGENEALIPPPERLVTSTAARALATARIMQEVASMPLESLILDSSLYLAEAPRILNVVRQLDEEWKHVMLFGHNPGLHDFAERILARAHVPKMPTCTAVLLALPHAYWGLTDWGEAQLIGYVTPKALERRFPELYAGISRADGED
- the gmk gene encoding guanylate kinase, translating into MGIAKRWGMNLSSPRLGLLVVVSGPSGTGKTTLCRKVCDGETAVFSVSCTTRAPRPGEVDGKDYFFLSEEDFLARVDRGEFFEYARVHNRWYGTLKSYVYDYLRQGVDVFMDIDVQGAIQVRGCEDELVTRCLTDLFVMPPSLEELRQRLSGRNTESAEAFELRMLNAEAELQHWRDYRYCLVSDTRESDEERFRALLVGEKLRSSLVI
- a CDS encoding type II toxin-antitoxin system VapB family antitoxin, which produces MRITVEIADEIITAAMELTGEKNKSPAIAKAVENYVKRMRAKEFGRRLREGYYDYPMTNEELESLEKI
- a CDS encoding FmdB family zinc ribbon protein, with translation MPTYSYIAENPEEGCPSCRRGFDLRRPMDRAPLTHCPLCRNPVKKLISGFSTPKYTKPVSTSDAKKAGFTILEKRCDGSYERL
- a CDS encoding TIGR04222 domain-containing membrane protein produces the protein MNPIQSQPEIQALWEKLERFQFHPNPVVLDFATRLARENGWSHAFAARVIIEYRRFLLLTQRAGHPVTPSEEVDQAWHLHMVYTRSYWETLCRDILGRPLHHEPTAGGPDEGAKFHRQYERTLESYARLFGQSAPADIWPPAEKRFQPMTSRWVDVSRHWLLPKPAWLKWPRPATVQTAAMMALGAIFLAACQPVLEVMDKRGADFLKWYSVSFALAVIASFAWPRMARTGAGRRTSSVTDRFDIAFLGGGVDRVVDAALAALYCRKRVKVDASTNPAKMWSEPPSSEQEELHDVEARVLQAVPASISISPAQVRKTARLMLHSMHGRLAREGLLESASSFRRLRWMAALPVLVVMLLGVAKVFVGISRDRPIAFLIAFLIISLVFLLWRVTRLSHRTTDGELLWKKLRKKPPVTAAQFERNGLMGDPAQVAMLVAMGGYAALHLPAYSTLHSALHRRDNSVTWYHGCGSGCSSGSGCGSAGSSGCGSSGCGGCGGGGD